A stretch of DNA from Hoeflea ulvae:
CACGGCGACAAAGTAGTAGCAGACCGCCGAAGCGACCGCGCCCAGCGCAATGGCGCCAACCGGACCGGAGAACCCGGCGGCAGGCGTGACGGCAACCAGGCCGGCAATCATGCCCGAAACCGCGCCCAGCAGCGACGCCTTGCCGCGATGCAGGGTTTCGATCGCTGTCCAGGCCAGGATCGCGCCGGCCGTTGCGGTGAATGTGTTGATCATCGCAAGGGCTGCGCCGCCATTGGCTTCGAGATTGGAACCGGCGTTGAAGCCGAACCAGCCAAACCACAGCAGGCAGGCGCCCACCATGGTCAGCGTCATCGAGTGCGGCGCCATCATGTCACGACCGAAACCGGTCCGCTTGCCGACCATGATTGCACCGATCAGGCCGGCGATACCGGCATTGATATGCACGACGGTTCCGCCGGCAAAGTCGAATGCGCCCATCTTGAACAGCAGTCCGTTGGCGTCCCACACCATGTGGGCGACCGGGAAGTACACGAAGGTGATCCACAGCGCCACGAACAGCATCACCGCCGAGAACCGGATGCGTTCTGCAAAGGCGCCGACGATCAGCGCCGGGGTGATGCAGGCAAATGTCATCTGGAAGGCGATGAAGATATATTCCGGGATCATCACCCCGTCGGTGAAGGTGGCGGCTTCGCTCAACGGCGTGACACCGGCCAGGAACATCTTGGCGGTACCGCCCCAGAAAGCGCTTTCCGACCCGCCAAAGGCGAAGGAATAGCCGTAAATAACCCAGATCACCATCACCATGGCGGTGATCAGGGTGCACTGGATCAACACCGACAGCATATTCTTGGTGCGGACCAGGCCGCCGTAAAACAGGGCCAGGCCCGGCAGGATCATCAGCAGCACCAGGATGGTCGACACCATCATGAAGGTGGTGTCGCCCTTGTCCATCGTGGTTGCGGCAATCTCGGTGGTTTCCTGGGCAAACGCCGGAACGGCGAGGCCCGCTAGCGCGGCGGCTGCCATCAGGCCGAGCCGAAGCGGGGATGTGTGTGACATCTCAAGTGTCATGGGTGTGTCTCCTGTTGCCTTACAACGCGTCGGTGTCGGTTTCGCCGGTGCGGATGCGCATGGCCTGGTCAATCGAATAGACGAAGATCTTGCCGTCGCCGATCTGGCCGGTCTTGGCGGCGAGTGCGATTGCCTCGACCGCCTTGTCGACCGCGTCCGATGCGACCCCGATCTCGATCTTCAGTTTCGGCAAAAAGCTCACGGCATATTCGGTGCCGCGATAGATTTCGGTGTGCCCTTTCTGCCTGCCATAGCCCTTGACCTCGCTGACGGTCAGGCCCTGAATGCCGATCGCTGTCAGTGCTTCGCGCACCTCGTCCAGCTTGAACGGCTTGATGATGGCCATCACAATTTTCATCTGGTTTCCCATCCTGGTTGCCCGCGGCCCGTGCCGCTTCTGCCGACCGGAGATCCGACATGTCGGACCACCCACCTGCCAATCCCCTATCAAGAGCCGTGCCAGTTGGGCTTTGCCATGCAGAATCAGCCAAAACAGCGGGCAGCACGCCCGTCAGGCAAGCAGTCTGTCGGTTTTTTGTGCAGTTTTGCGCCAACAACTGACGGTTATTTGATCACTGCCGAAATGCGCGCCACTTCCGGACCTTGGCGGAGAGAGGTGTTTTTCCATGAAAAAGGGGCCCGGAAAACCGGGCCCCAAGGCAGG
This window harbors:
- a CDS encoding P-II family nitrogen regulator is translated as MGNQMKIVMAIIKPFKLDEVREALTAIGIQGLTVSEVKGYGRQKGHTEIYRGTEYAVSFLPKLKIEIGVASDAVDKAVEAIALAAKTGQIGDGKIFVYSIDQAMRIRTGETDTDAL
- a CDS encoding ammonium transporter; the protein is MTLEMSHTSPLRLGLMAAAALAGLAVPAFAQETTEIAATTMDKGDTTFMMVSTILVLLMILPGLALFYGGLVRTKNMLSVLIQCTLITAMVMVIWVIYGYSFAFGGSESAFWGGTAKMFLAGVTPLSEAATFTDGVMIPEYIFIAFQMTFACITPALIVGAFAERIRFSAVMLFVALWITFVYFPVAHMVWDANGLLFKMGAFDFAGGTVVHINAGIAGLIGAIMVGKRTGFGRDMMAPHSMTLTMVGACLLWFGWFGFNAGSNLEANGGAALAMINTFTATAGAILAWTAIETLHRGKASLLGAVSGMIAGLVAVTPAAGFSGPVGAIALGAVASAVCYYFVAVVKNKFGYDDTADVFGIHGIGGIVGALGTAIVNMPGLGGAGGEDYAVGSQFMIQASAVGITIVWCGIASFVLFKIVDMTLGLRVSIEDERQGLDLASHGEAAYHG